CGGCTCCCCCTCGGGGCCGCGGAGCTCCAGCCGCGCGGGCGGGGTCCGCCCCCGATCGGTGTAGTGCCGACGGATCTCGGTGAGCACGGTCGGCAGTACCGCCTCGGTGTCGGCGGAGACCGGCCCCTGCTGGAGCCAGCGGAGGGACAGGGTCCACTCCGCGCCGCCCTCGGCCCGCTCCGGCGCCGTCGGCTCGGCGGCGACGGCGACCTTCTCCAGTGCGGCCACGATCGCCGCCATGTCCTCGGGGTCGATGCGCCGGGGGTCGCCCTCCACCAATGCCTCAGTCATGGCTGTCGGATACCCGGTCCCACGGTTCACACACGTTCCGGTCGCCCCAGTACTTCCCCGTCGCGACCGAACGGCTCAGCGCCGTCCGCGACGGCGCGGCAGCGAGGCCTCGGTGCCGACGCCGGACAGGTGCAGCGCGAGCAGCGCCAGTCCGAGCAGCAGCAGACTGATGGGTGAGAAGATCGCGTCGACGCTGATGTCGGCGGCGTTGATCACGAAGGCCGCGGCGAACGCGACGACGGCTGCGAATCCCAACACGGGAACCTCTTCCTCTGGTTCGGACCTACGGGGGCGTTCAGCGCCCGCCGTGCGCCGCAGCGCTCGGGGTGCCGACGAGCGCCTACCCCGTCCCCCCGGATGCACCACCGGCCGGGCCGGATCCGGGCCCAGGTTCTAGCCTGTTGCTCCTGGTGTGCTGGCCGGTCCCGGTGGGGTCGGTCGTCGGACGAAGGACGCGAGGGAGCCATGACGGGGGCCACGGGCGCAGCGCCGGGAGAGCCGGGGGGCGACCGCCGCAGGCGGACAGGGCGGCGGTTCCGGGGCCGGTCCGGTTCGGGGGCGGCGCGGCGGCTGCGCGAACTGACGCCCGGTGAGCGGCGGCGGGCGACGGCCGTCAGCGCCGGGCGCAGCGTCCTCGCCACCGCGACCGTCGTCGCCCTCTACTACGTGCTGCCGCTGAACGGCGGCCCCGCCGACCTCTGGGCGGTGCTGCGGCTCGTCCTCGGCGCGCTGCTCTTCATCGTGGTGATGGTCTTCGAGCTGCGCCGCATCCTCCGGGCCGGCCTGCCGCAGCTGCGCGCGGTCGAGGGCCTGGCGCTGGCGCTGCCGCTGTTCGTGACCCTGTTCGCCGGCGCCTACGTGTCCCTCGCGCACCTGGCCCCCGGCAGTTTCACCCAGCCCCTGAACCGGACGGCCGGCCTGTACTTCGCCGTCGTGACCCTGGGTACCGTCGGCTACGGCGACATCGCCCCGAAGACCGATGCCGCCCGCATCCTGGTGAGTGTCCAGATCCTGGTGGACCTGGCCTTCCTCGCGCTGCTGCTGCGGCTCTTCGTCGGCGCCGCCCGCCTGGGCCTGAGCCGCGAGGAGCCCACCGATCCTGGCGGGGCCGCCGATCCCGGGGGGAGCGCCGCACCGCGTCGGCGGTGACGTTCGGCGTGGGCCGCTGCGGCTGCTTCGATCCTCATCCAGCTCTCCCTCGGTGTGCCTGGATGCGTACCTCCGGCCCCGCTGCGCCAGAGCGTAGCTTCGCGCCTATTCCCTCGCAATACTTCGATGTATTTGCGCAAAATAGAGCAAGTGCATTGCAAGAAATGTAGATTCGGCGACGGAACGGCCGCCGCACCCCTCCTCGCCCCCGGCACGGCAACGGCCGCGAGCCGTGGATCGCCGAGGCCGGGCCGGCTCCGCGCGGCCCGCTCGGCCGGATGCGGCACCCCGCCGGAGCCGTCGATCCGCCCCCGACCAGCGATTCCACGGCCGCCCGGGCCCGCACCCTCCTGCGGACTGACCCCGCCCCCGGAGCCCCGAGCCCTACTTTCGATCTTGCAGATAAAAGTCGTGATTCCACAAAGATGTGTCGAGATATTGCGTGCAGATGGCCAGCACGTTACGGTCCCCCTTGCATAGGCCCCTTCCCCCACTATCCGCACCGGTCAGCCGACCTCCTCGCCGCCCAGCGTGCCCGACCGCGGCGAGGCGTCCCGCTGTGCTCCGACGCAGCACCGGCCCCGGTGTGCCGTCCTGCTCCCCCACCCCCTTGACCACGGCGCGTCCGGCCACGGATCCGGCGTTCCGTGTCGAAAGGAGCACCAGGTGTACCAGTCCCTCCTAGGCCTGAGACGAGCTCTCGTCCTGGCCGTCGTCACCGCCCTGGTGGCCGCCTTCGGCGTGCTCACCCTGGCGATCCAACCCGCAGCGGCGGCCACCCCCGCAGACGCTTCCGGCACTGCCGCCGCCACCGGCGGCAACGGCGCGAACCAGCCGTACGCCGAGGTACTGGCACAGAACTCGGCCACCAACGGGACGGTCATCGGCCCGAGTTACACCCAGGGCCAACTGGCCGACGAGGCCGTGGGCCGCAAGGCGGTGACCCTCCAGGGCACCGGCAAGTACGTCACCTTCACCACACCGGTGGCGACCGACTCGATCGACTTCCGCTACAGCATCCCGGACAGCTCGGACGGGTCGGTCTACACCGCACCGCTGTCGATGTACATCAACGGGGTGGCCCAGCCCGACTTCACCCTGACCAACGCCTACAGCTGGTACTACGGCAGCTACCCGTTCGTGAACACGCCCAGCTCCGGCACCCCGATGCACTTCTACGACGAGGTGCACCGGCTCTTCAACACCACCTACCCGGCCGGTACGACCTTCACCCTGCAGGTCAACTCCGAGGACACCGCCTCCTCCTACACCATCAACCTGGCCGACTTCGAGAACGTCGCCGCGCCACTGGCCCAGCCCTCGGGCTCGGTCTCGGTGGTGAGCGAGGGCGCCGACCCGACCGGTGCGGCCGACTCGACCGCCGCCTTCAACGCCGCGATCGCCGCGGCCGGCGCCGGCGGCACCGTCTGGATCCCCAGCGGCACCTACGACATCCCCGGCCACATCATCGTCAACGACGTGACCGTCGAGGGCGCCGGCATGTGGTACTCGACCATCACCGGTGCTGCGCCCGGCTTCTACGGCAACGGGGCGCCGAGCAACTCGCTCCCGGCGAGCACCAACGTCCACCTGGCCAACTTCGCGATCTCCGGCAACGTCCAGGTGCGTGACGACGCCGACCAGGTCAACGGCATCGGCGGCGCGATGAGCAACTCCACCGTGTCGGACATCTGGATCGAGCACATGAAGGTCGGGGCCTGGATGGACGGCCCGATGACCAACCTGACCTTCACCGGGATGCGCATCCGGGACACCACCGCGGACGGCATCAACCTGCACGGCGGCGTCACCGACTCGACCGTCACCGACAGCAGCATCCGCAACACCGGTGACGACGGCATCGCACTGTGGGCCGACTCCAGCCTCGGCGCCGACGCCTACGACACCATCTCCGACAACACGGTGATGCAGAACCAGCTCGCCAACGGCATCGCGGTCTACGGCGGCAACAACAACACCGTGACCGGCAACCTGGTCGAGGACACCGGCATCAACCAGGGCGGCGGCATCACCGCCGCGCAGCGGTTCACCTCCACCCCGCTCGGCCTGACCACGATCTCCAACAACACCATGATCCGCGACGGCCAGCTCGACCCGAACTGGCAGTTCGGCGTCGGCGCGCTCTGGTTCGACGGTGAGCAGGGCGCCGTCGCCGGACCGATCAACGTCACCAACGCGCTGATCGAGCAGAGTCCGTTCGAGGCGGTGCAGTGGGTCGAGGGCACCGTCAACAACGTCAACCTCAACAACGTGACCATCGCCGGCACCGGTACCTTCGCGATGCAGGAGCAGGATCCCGGCACGGCGACGTTCACCAATGTCACCGCGACCGGCGTGAACGGACCGACCCCGGGCATCTACAACTGCGAGGGCGGCGGCTTCACGGTCACCGACGGCGGCGGCAACTCCGGCGTCATCTCCAGCTCGCCGTACTGCGGCCCCTGGCCCACCGCGGTCTACCCGCCGTACCCGGCCTCCGGGGTCACCACCGCCCCCAGCGCGCTCAACTTCGGCTCGCTGGCCACCGGTTCGACCAGCACCGCGCAGACGGTGACGGTCTCCAACCCGACCGGCTCGGCCGCGGCCGTCTCG
The Streptacidiphilus albus JL83 genome window above contains:
- a CDS encoding potassium channel family protein, giving the protein MTGATGAAPGEPGGDRRRRTGRRFRGRSGSGAARRLRELTPGERRRATAVSAGRSVLATATVVALYYVLPLNGGPADLWAVLRLVLGALLFIVVMVFELRRILRAGLPQLRAVEGLALALPLFVTLFAGAYVSLAHLAPGSFTQPLNRTAGLYFAVVTLGTVGYGDIAPKTDAARILVSVQILVDLAFLALLLRLFVGAARLGLSREEPTDPGGAADPGGSAAPRRR
- a CDS encoding discoidin domain-containing protein — translated: MYQSLLGLRRALVLAVVTALVAAFGVLTLAIQPAAAATPADASGTAAATGGNGANQPYAEVLAQNSATNGTVIGPSYTQGQLADEAVGRKAVTLQGTGKYVTFTTPVATDSIDFRYSIPDSSDGSVYTAPLSMYINGVAQPDFTLTNAYSWYYGSYPFVNTPSSGTPMHFYDEVHRLFNTTYPAGTTFTLQVNSEDTASSYTINLADFENVAAPLAQPSGSVSVVSEGADPTGAADSTAAFNAAIAAAGAGGTVWIPSGTYDIPGHIIVNDVTVEGAGMWYSTITGAAPGFYGNGAPSNSLPASTNVHLANFAISGNVQVRDDADQVNGIGGAMSNSTVSDIWIEHMKVGAWMDGPMTNLTFTGMRIRDTTADGINLHGGVTDSTVTDSSIRNTGDDGIALWADSSLGADAYDTISDNTVMQNQLANGIAVYGGNNNTVTGNLVEDTGINQGGGITAAQRFTSTPLGLTTISNNTMIRDGQLDPNWQFGVGALWFDGEQGAVAGPINVTNALIEQSPFEAVQWVEGTVNNVNLNNVTIAGTGTFAMQEQDPGTATFTNVTATGVNGPTPGIYNCEGGGFTVTDGGGNSGVISSSPYCGPWPTAVYPPYPASGVTTAPSALNFGSLATGSTSTAQTVTVSNPTGSAAAVSSIAATGDFAQTNNCGSSIAAGGSCTVSVTFTPTASGSRTGTLTVNAGGVTNTTTLSGTGIAPGPVLNAAPASLSFAGTVVGKSATAQTVTVTNSGTSSASVSGVSVTGDFSQTNNCSSIAVGASCAVTVTFTPTTNGTRTGTLTVAGNANNSPTTVALTGTGINSSTNIALNQPASASSANGSYVAADLTDGNTSSYWESTNGVFPQWAQVDLGQNYSIGQIVLTLPPSTAWAARTETLSVLGSTDGTNFSTIVGSANYTFDPNANNNTVTIPFAATTARYVRVNITANTGWAAGQLSEFEVFPSGSGGSSSSTLSVAPTSLSFAGQALNTTSAAQSVTVTNTGTAAASVSSIATSGAFAQTDTCGSAIAAGASCAVAVTFTPTAAGTATGTLTIAGNASNSPVTVALTGTGTGTASTNLAAGAATSASGYTQNYVPANMTDGNQSTYWESTDNALPQWAQVDLGSAHSVSRIVLELPAGTAWAARNQTLSVLGSTDGSTFTTVVPSATYTFDPNVNNNTVTITFPATTQRYLRLNITANTGWPAGQISEFQVWNV